The window GAACATTTCAGTTCGGGAGCAATTATATGTAATCCAGGCCTGGTCGTCTAGCAATTTTTTGGGCCAAGCTTGATGGATCGTGTTGCCACTGCAAAGTCTGGTTCCTCTCAGGGATCAGAGTTGAGCTAAAAGGCTGACCCATACCACCGTGAGAGTTAGAGGCCTGTGCTATTGAATGGATGACATTTGTGTGCAGAGGCACAAGTGGTGACAGAAGAGAGAGAGCACAGTAGGAATCGATGGGTCGGATTATCCCATTGGCTTGCATCTTTTGGCTACCTCTGCCACCCTCTGACGAAGGAATGACATTGGCAAACCGTCGACCATCAGAAACCACAGGGATTACTTGGTTGATCCTTTCATGGTCATGTGTCAGCAGGCCAGCGAACTCTCTGTTTTCTACATGTTTGATGCAAGCCAAGGGATTTGGAGGCTTTAGTCTACCAACAAGATCCAATTGCTCATAACTATCATAAACCGTTGCAGGGGTTGCGTCGCTGAATTGCAAGATTGTGCTACCTAAATTTGATTCTGTAAATCATGTAGAGAAAAAAAGGATACAAATAACAGTGAGTAAAAAGGTTATAGAAACGTTTTTTCCATGAGAATCCAAGCCAAGTTGATTGGACAGAAAACTACCAGCGCTGGTGAACAAAGATTCCGGCCGATGTTTTCTTCGGCGCCTGTTATGCCCATCAAGACGTTTCCTGCAGCTCCTTTTCTCCTCATCAAACTCCCCTACAGCATGAAACCTACCAAGTTGAATTAAGAGAAGTTAAGACAGCCGCCATAAAAATTTCAGACAGGCACCTCGAAAAGGTCTAAACGTACCTGCTGCATTGCTGACAGAACCTTTGCTCTTCACCCCCAATGGTGACAACCGGGTCCTTGGAGTGGTGCTCACAGACCCTATGGCGCCTGTAGTGTTCCCTGTATTTTCCAAGATCAGATTTGCAGCCATCAACCAAGCATGATATTCTCACATTTCCTTCAGCCACAGCAGATCTCTTGATTGACCCTGAAGGTGGTGACTCCATTTTCAAGCCCCTGGAGTTCTTAAACTTATTCAGTGACTTGACTCTCACATTTCTCAATCCACCAAGCTTCGAGTCCACCGAGAGTCCTCCATTGTTCTGTCCCTTATCCTCCAGCTGAGACAAACCCAAAGCGGAATCCTCAGAGTCTAAATCCATATCTcaccctttttctttaaacttcTACAGTGTATTTGATTATCCTCCTAAACTGTTAACGGCAGTGCAAAGTCCACAAATTGTATGCAATGAGGGCCCTCGCACATGTATCCAAGAAACACCAAGATTCTAATTAAATTggcaaaaaacaaaaggaaaaagatgaaGGAATGAAAAC is drawn from Theobroma cacao cultivar B97-61/B2 chromosome 4, Criollo_cocoa_genome_V2, whole genome shotgun sequence and contains these coding sequences:
- the LOC18601046 gene encoding teosinte glume architecture 1, whose translation is MDLDSEDSALGLSQLEDKGQNNGGLSVDSKLGGLRNVRVKSLNKFKNSRGLKMESPPSGSIKRSAVAEGNVRISCLVDGCKSDLGKYREHYRRHRVCEHHSKDPVVTIGGEEQRFCQQCSRFHAVGEFDEEKRSCRKRLDGHNRRRRKHRPESLFTSAESNLGSTILQFSDATPATVYDSYEQLDLVGRLKPPNPLACIKHVENREFAGLLTHDHERINQVIPVVSDGRRFANVIPSSEGGRGSQKMQANGIIRPIDSYCALSLLSPLVPLHTNVIHSIAQASNSHGGMGQPFSSTLIPERNQTLQWQHDPSSLAQKIARRPGLDYI